The Raphanus sativus cultivar WK10039 chromosome 6, ASM80110v3, whole genome shotgun sequence sequence ATAATTTAGTTAGTGTTATTCCTATAACTACTAAAATGggtacaattttaaaaaaaattgtgtattaaaatgaagaaaataaatagtttaggTATTAAACTGGATAGCAAAATAAATTGggtattaaaaagtttaatgaAATTTAGTTGGGATATTTTATGCAATTTTCCCTAAAATAAACAATTGAATGAtctaaataaaaacaacaaagtaaaattataaaacaacttttagttatatacataaattataaaatgtctTAGAAGTtctatacaaataaaattaaaatagtaacaaatattatgatttaattagttgtgaatatttatatatgtatatgacttttaaaataattctgaTTTTATTTGCTAATGCAATCCTCTTATTGACATATTTTCCTCTTTCAAACacatatacaaaattttatatatgaaatctTATTTTATAGCTCCTATTCTTTGTACATGCAAAATTTCTGattgattaataaatttgaaatttcatcaaaaaaatatatttataatatatttacatgtAAAAGAAGatatacataattaaaaacaatacaaagtAATTTTATTACTTGTgtcattattttctatttccaggaaaaaaattgttaagCACCAATATCACTTAGTTTAAGCACACGAACAAccacaaaatttaaatatcgcAAAAAAAATGTTCACATTAAAACTACAATACAATgattttaatctaaaatataaacattttatgtTACGCATACCATAAATATAACACTGCGTATTCACACAGATATACAATTCAAAATacaatatctaaaagaatatttgataaaaGCATccaaaaatagttatataattaaCATTTGAAATTCAAAATAGCTTCGCTCATAGCGCAAATCCACACAGTAATAACGCTAGGTTCTCTCCAGCAATTGACACAtcagattttaaaatacatataagagtgacatgtcaataaatgaaaaaaatttagAGAACCAATCAGTTCATTTCATTATATCCACGTACACTTACTCCCTTCCACCTCGGATTCTTATCTCTTCCATCCTAGCTCAACAATGGCGAATTCAATGGCCACGCTTTTCAGAAGACTCTACCGATCTCTCCTATCCAACCCCAGATTCTCCCAATCTCCCAGATCTTCCtgcaccaacaacaacaacatcgaCGAGTCGTCATCATCCTCCTCCATCTCAGACACCGAATCGCCCCACGAACCCAACGCTTCGGATCCAAACCATCGATTCTCCGGAGATGATCGTGTGATGGAGGAGCGTCCTCTCGACAACGGCCTCGACTCCGGCATTTTCTCCTCTCCCCCGGATAATTTCAATCCCTAAATCCTTTTCTCCGGCAAGTAGGGGAGGATGTGGAAGAAACTTTGCAGAGCttcacttccaagcttggatTTTCACCGATCTCTTCACCGGCAAAGTGGGTCAGAAAACAAACTTTCTCCTCTCTCTGTTTGTTCTACTGATGTATTTTAATGGTTTTCAGTCTTTCTTTAATCTCTCTGTTGTAAATTCTATTGCCTGAAAGTTTGTCATTACAGACCAATCCCACCTTACGGAAAGCAAAGCCGGCAAAGGTTATCTCTTTGATTTGGAGTTTGCAGAGAGACTACCTGCGATGGCCGGCGAATCAGAGACGAAAACCGAAGAGATAGAGTGTGTCTAACCAGTGGGTGCTGGTCAGATAGGTTCAAGAATCGCACAGCTCGCCGCCACGAACGGCCTTGACGTTAGGCGCATCCCTCTCAAGCCACCACAGCTATCTCTCCCTCAGCTATCTCTTCCTCCGTCAATCGTTTCTTCTCCAAAGGCCTAATCACCACCAAAGCAAGATTCAATTGATTATCCTTAAAAGAATATACTTTCCTCATGGGAACTTATTACAAATGATATCATTCATGCCATCGTCGAGGGTTTCAAGGTAATCGGATCTGATCAGCGACTACAGTGTTGAGTATTTGTTGCTGGTCTTAAGATATAAATTCTTAgtgacaacatttttttttgttagtgaCAGTTTTTGTTTCAAGGTATATGATTACGTGTGGTGTTTATTGACATTGTCTTCTTAAATTAACAGTTAATAGAGACTTTGGCAAGACAAACATGAACGTTCACGGTACAGGTCCCATACATTCTTCAGAATGGTAAGGTTTTTGAAAACTATAGGCAGAAACTTCTACTGCTTTTTAAGTAATTTTCTTATCTAATCTCTCTGGTGTGATAGGTGATTGAGAGCAGGGGAAACGAAAACACTTCTAGAGATGCTTTTTAGTCTTGGTGAGTGATATTTTTCTCTTAGGCTAACATCTTATGAAGTTTCTTGGAAAGTATGTAGAAATCTGTTTATTCTCTTACTGGTGTTTTTAATGGAATTTAGAATTTGGTTGACTTTGCTGGATCTTTGCGAATTGCTAAAACTGGCGCTGGTGGAGTTCGCTTGATGtaagaaaatacataaataagaGCTTAATGATTCTTGGCAATGTCATAATAAGTTCAAAGCTAAGGTACACTTACATTTTGATTACAAGTAATAAGAATAGAGTTCAGCTCATTTCTGACATTCTTGATTATAGCGCACATATTCTGAATCGAGATAGTAAGCTCATTGGAATTCTTCAGCCTGCGCTTGGTGGTAATGCGAAGACTTGCATTATATGCACTATAGCAACATCAAAGCTTCTCTTGGTGCAACTGAAATCACAATGAGCCTTCTTTCAACTCTAGATTCACAGTTCTCAAAGATAATGGGTTGTCAGAAAGCTGGTAACAACGTAGAGCATCCTTTATCTGATCAATGGGAAACACTTCGTGTGAGTCTGAAGAATACAACCTCATCGTTGGTGTCATACATACAAACACCATGTGAAATTCTTAACTCCCAAGACAAGGTAGCTTACTTGTCACAATGATCATTATACAGATCAGTTTTGGTTATTGTTTCTGTGGTTTTGCTAGAATATTGTGTCTTTCTTATTGGGACTTTAGTTCAGTTAAACCTTTGCATCTATTGAAGTGTAAATTATCTGATAAATGGTTCTGTTTAGTTAATTAGATCTTCTGGCCAGCCTGTCATATCTAAGACAGGTTTTGAATGTGATTTGAAGGGACAAGAAACAACTGCTTTGGAGGCGGAGAAGCTGAAGTCTGAGCTCCGCATTGAGGAAAGATATAACGACCTGTTGAAAGAGTCATCTTTGGATAAACAGCTTCTAGAAGCTTCAAAAGAGAGCCATGAGAGACTCGAAAAGGAGGTACAATTCTTAAAGGAAGAAAGAGATTCATTAGATGTAACAGTCTCTCAATCTTCTCAATCTACTCACGGGATGAGAGTGATTACATCTGATAAAGAGAATGCTCTGAAAGATCTTCATGTGGAATTGAAGAGAAGGGAATATATGGAGAAAGAGATTAAGCAAATCAGCTTCGCTTTCTTCTAGCAGGCAGAGATCTCTTATGTGTTTTCACGATGAAACAAAATCCAAAATGCAGAAATTAATGACGCAGAATCTAAACTGAAATAGCAGAAACAGTTTTTTTGtgttaaagtttaattttttcacTCGAGGTTTAATGTTTTCACTATAACattagataatgatgattataaAGCTTATGTACAACACTCTGTATTGTACCCCAAACTTATTTAACCATGTCTAATCAAAATAAACTgtgtataaattaaattaagatgTTACTAAACATGTGTTAATCAGCTAATGGAAAATGATACAATCTTTgaccaaaattaaaaatagaaaaaattgaataatctagaaccaaaaaagaaaataataataacaacagGGTATACCCCTAAATTTGTTCAGATTCTAAAGAAATCATACTATGCATTAAAAGGTacatttaaatgatttttaattacatattaaataaaatttcataaaagtattttaatttgACTAAAGGAGTAATTATATAACCAACTAATATCAATAACCAAACACCTAACACGGAATGATATATATTGTAATTATTATTGTAGAGACTATAGAAATGTATATGTACAAATAACTTTTTATCAGTTATGTAcgtatataaatatagaaagtAAATCTTTCGTAAACTCATACatggtttataaataatttatataatcatttaaaaattaaaatatttatgagatTTTATAAGTTCattttataaagacttatataatcatttatgaaatttataaaatcacatacaACACTCATAATCTGACACAATAAATGGTATCAtgcataaaacaaaaataaatattgcaAGAAAAAATCTTCACAACAAATTAACGAATATACAGAGATcctaaaacccaaaaaaaaaaaatactaaaagttGAAATACA is a genomic window containing:
- the LOC130496433 gene encoding kinesin-like protein KIN-7N — protein: MHYSNIKASLGATEITMSLLSTLDSQFSKIMGCQKAGNNVEHPLSDQWETLRVSLKNTTSSLVSYIQTPCEILNSQDKGQETTALEAEKLKSELRIEERYNDLLKESSLDKQLLEASKESHERLEKEVQFLKEERDSLDVTVSQSSQSTHGMRVITSDKENALKDLHVELKRREYMEKEIKQISFAFF